The genome window GTTTGGCGAAAGTGAAGGAAAAGATCAAAAAGGTATCTACCCTTCTTCCGCTAACTTTACAACAGACTTACATTCATTAGGTCAATATATTCAAGAAGGTCGCAGAAATATCTTCGAAACTGTTCTGCATGTAAACAGCTCTAAAAAGGAATTAACATTAGAAGCAGAAGAAAATAATTCAGATGGTCTTAATTACTTAGCTGGTAAAACGATCCATGAAATTAATGATAAAGCATTCCAAGGAACAATGCTGGCACATACAGATGGAGACGTTCCAAACCTTATCGTAGAAGTTCCTGCACTTGATGCCTATACATTCGGCTACCTCGTTTACTTCTTCGAAAAAGCATGTGCAATCAGCGGCTACTTACTTGGTGTGAATCCATTTGACCAGCCAGGTGTTGAAGCATACAAGAAAAATATGTTTGCACTGCTTGGTAAACCAGGATTTGAAAATGAAAAAGAAGAACTAGAAAAACGTTTATAATTTTTTCAAACGAAGCCCCTTGTTTTAATTACAAGGAGCTTTTCTTTTTTGAGATAACCTATCACAAAACACCCTGATCCATAACAAATCTATTTTCTAGGAAGGGTTACCCATATAACCGTCCCTTGACAAACTTCTTTAAAAAAATATTATTTTATATGTTTAAATTCCATTGAAGTGGGAATAACTATCAATGTAAGACTTTCTCGTATTCCCCCTGTAAGCAAAGCGATTCTCGCTTTGCTTTTTTTTACTTTATATTAGCCGGCATTTGCTATAATAGAATGAAGGAACGTAAAATTAGTCAAGTATACATGCTAGACGATTACCCTTGAAGCAAGGTTCTTGGCTTCTTTCTACATAGTAACCCTTAGGAGGATTTTGATGAGTATTTTTGATGAAGTACATGATAGAAGAAAAACAAGATCGGTGAAATGGGACATGCTGCAGCCTATTTTTCAATCGGAGGATGTTATCCCAATGTGGGTAGCTGATATGGACTTCAAAGCTCCTGATGCAGTAAATAATGCGCTTGTAAAACGAGCCGAGCACGGCATATATGGATATACAATCATCGACAATGATGTTACAGATTCGATAGTAAATTGGCAGAAAAACCAACATGGATGGGAAATTAATTCAGAATGGCTCTCATTTAGTCCTGGAGTTGTTACAAGCTTACATATGGCGATCCAAGCATTCACCGAGCCCAATGACATGGTGTTAATCCAAACTCCTGTTTACCCCCCTTTCTATAATGTAATTAAGGCACATGACAGGGAAATTATCAAAAGCCCACTTCTTTATCAGGATAATTATTATACGATTGATTTTGTCGACTTCGAAGAGAAATTAAAATCTGGTGTAAAGGCATTTATTCTTTGCTCGCCACATAATCCAGTCGGTCGTGTATGGACGGAAAATGAGCTAAAGGAAATGGCCAGATTATGCTTGAAATATGATGTTCTCATTATTTCTGATGAGATCCATGCAGATCTTGTATTTCTAAGTAAACATCATATTCCAATCGCTTCACTATCTGAGGAAATTGCAGACAGAACAATTACATGTATGGCACCTTCGAAAACATTTAATCTAGCTGGATTAGAGGCATCTTACACAATTGTTACTAATGAACAAATGCGGAATAAATTAAAAGCGCAATTTTCGAAGCAAGGATATTCCAATTCACTCAATACAATGGCTAACACTGCCATAGAAGCAGCCTATAATCATGGAAAAGCTTGGCTTGATGAATTAGTGAGCGTTCTAAACAATCATCAACAATATGTAACAGAAATGTTCCGTCAGCATACACCGGAGATTAAAGTTACCCAAGGTGAAGGAACCTATCTATTATGGATTGATTGTAGTGCTCTTGGCATGAGCAGCAAAGAATTGAAACAATTTTTCATTGAAAAGGCAAAAGTAGGACTCAATGCTGGGGTTGATTATGGTGATGAAGCAGATCAGTTTATGCGTATGAATATTGCCTGCCCGAAAGCAACCCTAGTAGATGGTGTGAATCAAATTATTGAAGCAGTTCAGAAGCGATAATTCCGAAGAATCATTGTTAGAAAACTAAGGTTTGACCAAGTCTTACGGTGACAGCCTTAGTTGTACTTATAAGAAAAATCCTTATGCTTTCTTAACTATCAAAAACAGCCATGTAAAGCTATACATGGCTGTTTTTTATTCTGCTTGTTTTTCATTGTTCTCCGTTGGGTCGGAGGGCGATCCCTCTGTATCCGTCTTCGATCCTGCGGTAATTTCCCCACAAATGATGCGTGTACCGGAATCTCCGCTAGGTTGGCTCACTCCATCATCTTGTCCCTCAGTCACGATAAGCGAGGTTCCTTCACCGCTAAGAATCGATTTATTCCCTTCCTTCATTGTTGCTCCCGCAAGCATCAATTCGATATCAACAGCCCCAGCTCCGTCTGCTTCTACATTAGGCAAATCACCTAAGTGGGGACCATCGGGATGCATTAATCCGTGCTCCTTCCCTTCTGGGTTAAGATGATTCCCAGCACTACTAAAATCAGGTCCATCACATTTTGGAAACTCGTGGACATGAATCCCATGAAATCCCGGTTCAAGACCCTCCAATTTTAATTTGATCTTTATTCCATCAGGCTGTTCATTTAATGTCGCAGTCCCTACCATATCAGCTGACGCATTAAACATTTCTACCTCTTTTATAGATGGACTGTTCGCTTGGCAAGCTACTAAAAAGATAAAACAACAAAAGCATATGAAACGCATCTGGCATACTCCTTCATCGCGTTTTCACTTAGTATTAACAGATGCGTGTCAGCTATACCTAAATGCTTCTATTCTCCATATTTGTCACTTCTAACGATCATAATCCGCTTACTTTGATTCGACAGATTCACTCGCATCATGAATACTGTTCTCATACTTTTCATTAAATGCTTGTTCATCTTTCTTTGATTTCTTATAAAATAAATACATTGTGACTGCAGCCATGGCCATAAAAATGATTAATGTTATTGCTGCAGGTAAATATGCTGTTTTATCCTCTGGAAAATAAAGAAATGGCATTATCTTCACGTCCTTTTTAAATTTCCTTAAAAATATAAAATGCTTACATTGTAATTATATCAAATTATCAGGTTATACCAACAAATGCGGATTAATTATTCGCAAATTTATCATATTTTTGGCACAATGAAATGGTAGATAGGAGGGCTTATTATGGCAATTGTTAGCGTCGGTGATATTGTAAAAGCACATTATCATTCTGGAACTTATATTGGCGAGGTAAAGGAAGATCGCGGAGCAAATTATTTAATAGAGGTTCTTGCTGTTCATAAACACCCATTACAGGGAGATCTTCATAATCCTGGAGAAGTTGAGAATGTATTTTTCCATGAACGGAAGGCATTAGCCCACCATGAGAAGATGAATGTAAAGAAACCTGCTGTACACCCTTATAACGAGGAAATTCCGAGTTACGGTAAATCATTGAAGAATGCAGTAATTCTGTATAAAGAAAAACTTACTAAAGAAGATTCTGCCTATAATACACTTGCATTAGAGAGATTACATGGTCTAGAAGTAAACTACTATGAAAAAATTTATGATTAAAAAGAAAAGCTAGAGGGTTTGTCCCTCTAGCTTTTGAACGATTATTCACCTAAATGTTCTTTGATTACTTCAGCAATACCATTGATTGCTTCTTCTTCGTCAGAACCAGTTGCAGAAATTTCAATTTCTGCGCCTTTTGGAATTCCAAGTGACATAACACCCATGATAGATTTTAAATTAACAGTTTTATCTTTATATGCTACATTAACTTCTGATTCAAATTGACCTGCTTTATTAACTAATAATGTTGCTGGTCTTGCATGTACACCTGACTCTGCTGTTATTGTAAATGTTTGTGCTTTCATTAAGATTCATCCTTCCAAAAACTTTTTCCTTATTATATATTTTGCTTTACCACTATTAGTATTATACACAATAAAACCAACTTTTGATAGTCTAAACAATATTATTGTTGATATTTGTTTTTCATGTAATCCTATGATAACTTTATTCTACAAACAATTACTTTTAAATTAAGAAGGAGGATAATGTAACAATGAGTGTACATATTGGAGCGAAACAAGGAGAAATTGCTGATAAGATTCTATTACCTGGGGATCCTCTTCGTGCAAAATATATTGCTGAAACATTTTTAGAAGACGTCATTCAATATAATGAAGTAAGGGGTATGTATGGCTTCACTGGAACTTACAATGGTGAACGAGTATCTGTCCAAGGTACCGGGATGGGTGTTCCCTCCATTTCCATATACGCAAATGAGCTAATCCGCGAATATGACGTGAAAAAATTAATTCGAGTCGGTACATGTGGTGCCTTGCAAAAAGATGTTAAAGTAAGAGATGTTATATTAGCCCAAGGTGCAACAACTGATTCACAGGTTAATCGTATGGTATTCGGCGGAATTGATTTTGCGCCACTCGCTGATTTTGAATTATTAAAGAATGCATTTGACGAAGGTATAAAAAAAGGATTAAACCTCCGAGTAGGGAATATCTTTACTAGTGATTCCTTCTACCGAGAGAATGCGAAAACAATCAATGAAATGCTTGCAAGCTATCAGGTGCTCGGCATCGAAATGGAGTCTTCTATATTATATACACTTGCTGCGAAATACGGACGTCAAGCATTATCTGTCCTAACTGTTTCCGACCATATTATTACTGGCGAAGAAACAACAGCTGAGGAACGCCAAACAACATTTAATGAAATGATTGAGATTGCACTTGCCGCAATCATCAAATAAAGATGACCAGCTATTTGTAGTCGCCTAAGCCAGAGGTTCAATAGCTTTTGGTTTTGGAGTTATATTCGATGTAAATTACAAGCAATAAGGCTCAGTAATAAGCACTGAGTCTTTTTAATGTCTGTATTTTACCACCTCTTTAGAAGATAAATTCTGTTCCTAACAAGTTTAAACATTTTTAAAATCCTTGCTAGATTTCCATCCACAATTGAATTAGTACATTTTTTTGTGAAACTGAACCAAAAACAATAATTGAATTATCACCAATAGTTACTCAAGCGAAGATAATACAATTTTTTTCAGTTTACTCGCAACAACGACATGAGACGATCATATGCCGCACTGTTGTTAACCACATATATAGACAGGTTGACAAACTGGCGTTCTCCATATATTATTTTTTAAAAAGGGGGAGAATCATGAGACGTTTACGTGCTATTGATTTAACATATGGGGCAGTTTTTGTTTGTTTGATGGCCATTGGCGCGAATATTACCGTTTGGTTTCCAATATTATCCGTTCCAATTGGTGGAGCAACCGTACCATTATCATTACAAACATTCTTCGCTATCTTAGCTGGATTCATGTTAGGAAAAAGACTTGGTTCATTGTCCATGCTTACCTATCTCTTATTAGGTACGGCTGGTGTGCCAATTTTCGCAGGGCTTGAAGGTGGACCTTTCGCTTTAATTAGTCCTACAGGAGGATTTATTATTTCCTTTATATTCGTTGCCTATTTCGTCGGTCTTATCGCTGAATGGTATAAGGCTCCATCAATATTAATCTATACAGTTGCAGCTATTATTGGATTACTTATTAATTATGGATTAGGTGTTACGTATATGTATGTCGCTATGAACACATGGCTTGAGCTTTCAATCTCTTACTCCATCGCCTGGATTGGGATGATCCCATTTCTAGTCAAAGATGCTGTATTATCTGTTATTGCTGCAATGTTTATGGTCAATATTACGAAACGATTGCCATTGCTTTGGCAACGTGCTTAATATAACTAATTTGTTCGAAGGCTTTTTTTAAGAGCCTTCGTTTTCTAATTTCCCCATTTGTAAAATATTCTTCAACAAACTAAAATTCCACAGACTTTCCTGCTTTATTTACCTTCACATTCTCATATGGTAAAATAACATCATCGTTTAGCAAAAGAAACACATACAAAGCAGAGGATTACTTTATAGAGCAGAAAGGACGTAGAACATAGACATGGAATTATTTATGAATTTCCCGCTTTGGGCAGCATTGACTGCCATTGTATTCGCCCAGGTAATTAAGATCCCGATTCGATTTATTGCAACGAGAGAATTCACACCTGGCTTAGCATTTAGCACTGGGGGAATGCCAAGCAGTCACTCAGCTGCAGTTACCGCCTTAACAACAGGTATTGGTATTGTGGACGGTATAACAAGTACAATATTCGCCCTTTCTGCTGTGTTTAGCGTCATCACGATGTTCGATGCTTCAGGAGTCCGAAGGCATGCTGGTGAGCAAGCCGTTGTTTTAAATCGGCTATTGAAGGATTTTCAATTATTTTATGATGGTGCAAAGGATTGGAATAAAAAAGCAGAATATGAAAAACGTAAGGAATTAAAAGAACTTTTAGGACATCAGCCAAGCGAAGTATTCATGGGGGGCATAACAGGAATTATCATCGCCTTTCTCTTATATTCCTTTTATTAAATAATACTGCGGAAAAGGTACAAAGAGAATTTTTCTCTCCTGACAGCCACTTTCCAGGCGAACAGGCAGATCCAGTTATTGGTTTATAATAGTTATCGTTATTCCAATCAGCACTAGTAACAAGAAAAGATAAAAATTAGATAAAAAAACAAGACCTTCAACTAGAGGTCTTGTTTTTTTCATCTATTTATTTAGCCTTCAACATACTTTTGACGGAATACTTGTAATGCCTCTGTTTCATTTAACTTCATTAAAGTTTCTTCAGTTAATGTACCATCACCAATTTCGACAATATACACATCCAGCTCTCTCTTTCCCCACTCTGCAAATACATCATCGACCGTATGGAAGTATAAATCAATTTTATTACCAGTAATTGCACTTCCCTTATCTGCAACTACACCATAGCCATATTCTGGAATATAGAGAACCGTCCCTAAAGGGTAAACATCTAAATCTGCAGCAATGGTAGAATACAAGTCTCGCTTCACCTTGACGCCTGAAAATGTAATACCATATTCAGGATGGGCGCTTGATTTCCCAGTTGATTCTATCCCTGCAGTATATCCTGTTGCAATGACCGAAGCGGTCGGATACTGCTCAAAGTCAATGACTTCTTCCAATGAGCTTGGTGCCTTTATTTCATCATTTGAAATTAATGTTTTCTTTCCTTCTAAGCTGTTTAATTGCTTGTCCTTTAGAGCTACCTCTCGATACTCTGATGCTTGCTGTACATGGCTTACATGGTCTTTTTGAATGTTCTCAGCCCATATTTTCATATCTTGAAACGTCACATTTGAAATAGATGATGCTGTTACTAATAATGCAACTGCAAATAACAGCGTCATAATGATTCTTTTTATAAGCAATTTCAGTTCCATGAATAACACCTCTCTGGATGTCATCATGTCCAATCCCAGAGAAATTATTCATAAATCTACTAAAACATTCGATAACCACTCTTACGTAATAGTTTTATAACAATGCCAGAAACTATTGTTCCGGCAAAACCAGACAGTAGAATAACAATATCTACAGTCGTTAAATTCATTAATTTATTCCCCAGAGCAGTAAAGGCATTTACTGTATTTGTAAAATATTCCCATGTAGATAAATTATCGATTATGAGAATAATGACAATGGGATATAAATACGACATGACCCATGTTTTTCTTATCAACATATTTAAAATAAATGCAATACCAAAAAAGATAACAAAATA of Oceanobacillus zhaokaii contains these proteins:
- a CDS encoding MalY/PatB family protein, with amino-acid sequence MSIFDEVHDRRKTRSVKWDMLQPIFQSEDVIPMWVADMDFKAPDAVNNALVKRAEHGIYGYTIIDNDVTDSIVNWQKNQHGWEINSEWLSFSPGVVTSLHMAIQAFTEPNDMVLIQTPVYPPFYNVIKAHDREIIKSPLLYQDNYYTIDFVDFEEKLKSGVKAFILCSPHNPVGRVWTENELKEMARLCLKYDVLIISDEIHADLVFLSKHHIPIASLSEEIADRTITCMAPSKTFNLAGLEASYTIVTNEQMRNKLKAQFSKQGYSNSLNTMANTAIEAAYNHGKAWLDELVSVLNNHQQYVTEMFRQHTPEIKVTQGEGTYLLWIDCSALGMSSKELKQFFIEKAKVGLNAGVDYGDEADQFMRMNIACPKATLVDGVNQIIEAVQKR
- a CDS encoding superoxide dismutase family protein, coding for MFNASADMVGTATLNEQPDGIKIKLKLEGLEPGFHGIHVHEFPKCDGPDFSSAGNHLNPEGKEHGLMHPDGPHLGDLPNVEADGAGAVDIELMLAGATMKEGNKSILSGEGTSLIVTEGQDDGVSQPSGDSGTRIICGEITAGSKTDTEGSPSDPTENNEKQAE
- the kapB gene encoding sporulation phosphorelay system protein KapB, translated to MAIVSVGDIVKAHYHSGTYIGEVKEDRGANYLIEVLAVHKHPLQGDLHNPGEVENVFFHERKALAHHEKMNVKKPAVHPYNEEIPSYGKSLKNAVILYKEKLTKEDSAYNTLALERLHGLEVNYYEKIYD
- a CDS encoding phosphocarrier protein HPr, coding for MKAQTFTITAESGVHARPATLLVNKAGQFESEVNVAYKDKTVNLKSIMGVMSLGIPKGAEIEISATGSDEEEAINGIAEVIKEHLGE
- the deoD gene encoding purine-nucleoside phosphorylase, which gives rise to MSVHIGAKQGEIADKILLPGDPLRAKYIAETFLEDVIQYNEVRGMYGFTGTYNGERVSVQGTGMGVPSISIYANELIREYDVKKLIRVGTCGALQKDVKVRDVILAQGATTDSQVNRMVFGGIDFAPLADFELLKNAFDEGIKKGLNLRVGNIFTSDSFYRENAKTINEMLASYQVLGIEMESSILYTLAAKYGRQALSVLTVSDHIITGEETTAEERQTTFNEMIEIALAAIIK
- a CDS encoding biotin transporter BioY; protein product: MRRLRAIDLTYGAVFVCLMAIGANITVWFPILSVPIGGATVPLSLQTFFAILAGFMLGKRLGSLSMLTYLLLGTAGVPIFAGLEGGPFALISPTGGFIISFIFVAYFVGLIAEWYKAPSILIYTVAAIIGLLINYGLGVTYMYVAMNTWLELSISYSIAWIGMIPFLVKDAVLSVIAAMFMVNITKRLPLLWQRA
- a CDS encoding divergent PAP2 family protein codes for the protein MELFMNFPLWAALTAIVFAQVIKIPIRFIATREFTPGLAFSTGGMPSSHSAAVTALTTGIGIVDGITSTIFALSAVFSVITMFDASGVRRHAGEQAVVLNRLLKDFQLFYDGAKDWNKKAEYEKRKELKELLGHQPSEVFMGGITGIIIAFLLYSFY
- a CDS encoding 3D domain-containing protein — encoded protein: MELKLLIKRIIMTLLFAVALLVTASSISNVTFQDMKIWAENIQKDHVSHVQQASEYREVALKDKQLNSLEGKKTLISNDEIKAPSSLEEVIDFEQYPTASVIATGYTAGIESTGKSSAHPEYGITFSGVKVKRDLYSTIAADLDVYPLGTVLYIPEYGYGVVADKGSAITGNKIDLYFHTVDDVFAEWGKRELDVYIVEIGDGTLTEETLMKLNETEALQVFRQKYVEG
- a CDS encoding YuiB family protein gives rise to the protein MVQLVVSILLYFVIFFGIAFILNMLIRKTWVMSYLYPIVIILIIDNLSTWEYFTNTVNAFTALGNKLMNLTTVDIVILLSGFAGTIVSGIVIKLLRKSGYRMF